The following proteins are encoded in a genomic region of Acidobacteriota bacterium:
- a CDS encoding HYR domain-containing protein, with product MHTSQAKEHAQGKAKQAGRLSVLALCLLAGLGCAVWLGQALRGAAANFQMIRVAPDKLLVGTLGTPYQDVLRASGGGSSVYTFTLDNEVRDCLPAGLSLENGTPDDAAAVRGTPQEAGVFTFTVKVSSPPAVPTRQHFTILIRARAACPVLGLVEDVPCNPRLTLGVFYSETFNVAGVGTAPYQFDVDARVGERLPRGMELVPGPRADQVTLRGTPEETGFFTFHIRVEDANGCYGVICHDYPIRNNPECLLNLFPDNLDEVDSIQNEPLALSFTPNNGAAPYAFSFDNRPGESVPPGLLLASNATAERALLSGAPQEAGTFSFTLRAKDKNGCEITQSYTLAVRSKIPANQPPVCPAVTLAPQLLANGTLKLNAPFNQTFTASGGAAPYTFTVEAMPPGLLVNASTNPNEQLALGGAPTQTGSWEFRVKATDKNGCEGNRTYVLNVHDPDCPVILLPRSLPGGVAGETYAAQTIQPQPANRAYNLTISSGALPSGLMLAGNVLQGTPTLAGTFKFTLTAQSGTCSGAREYTVLIGGPFVCPPNLTQTLAAGATEAVVSYPLPTAPPGNTVTCTPAAGSTFKRGATTVTCVSAGAAATMMCSFTVTLTTCTIGCPAAVTATLPAGQCAMAVTYAAPVLEGACGPATCTPASGSSFAAGVKTVTCTAPDGAGGNSACSFTVTVNATQIPPPTCPANITRAADQNQCTAIVNYAPPVVPADCVGTTVSCVPAAGTAFPLGVTTVTCTATDAAQNKSTCAFTVTINDAQAPTLVCPDNLVKAADQNQCATAVTYTNATASDNCAGVGTPVCTPPSGATFTVGQTTVMCSVRDAAQNLATCSFTVTVNDTQAPVITACTPEQRVVANGPATVSYPLPSVTDNCANPTVSCVPASGTSFPPGVRTVTCTATDAGNNTAACSFTVTVTGCGFVPTPPPPVTANAAAGRCDAVVAYATPATNGACGVVTCAPAAGASFPVGITTVNCSTTDANGVTSSTSFTVTVNDTQAPVLTNQCPDDLRVVSATPTTVSYPLPAATDNCGTPTVSCVPASGATFALGLTTVTCTATDAARNASSCTFRVGVTPCPQLSSDPVTVEAAAGQCAAVVSSYPLPADSADCGTVTCVPPAGATFAVGVRTVTCSSTDSRGVPNASSFTVTVKDAQPPRLTCPPNLSVKAATPSAVSYDLPLVTDNCPGVGQPVCEPASGSIFPVGATTVICRARDATNNEGQCSFTVTVAPEPCRLICPAPVSTDAAPDQCTAQINYPPPATEGTCGAVTCTPPSGSSFAVGVTTVTCREASGAVCSFAVTVNDKQAPVIANCALPNLTRANDPNQCQAVVNYALPPVTDNCPGALAVCTPAPGTAFPVGVTTVTCRARDVAGNTSPSTCSFTVTVNDTQAPPPPVCSANVTRGNDPNQCQAVVNYTLPAVTDNCPGAVAVCTPAPGTAFPVGVTTVNCLARDAAGNSSPACSFTVTVNDTQVPVLAQPADLRQSAELNQCQAVVNYAPPAATENCPGTVTVSCTPAPGTAFPVGVTTVTCTARDAAGNTSAPRSFTVTVNDTQAPVIDCRQLANLTRTNDSNQCQAVVNYALPTVTDNCPGAVAVCTPAPGTAFPVGVTTVTCSARDAAGNTSPAPACSFTVTVNDTQAPVITNCPLPNVTRANDPNQCQAVVNYAPPAATDNCPGTLTVSCTPAPGTAFSVGMTTVNCTARDAAGNASSSTCSFTVTVNDTQAPVLAQKADLSQPADLNQCQAVVNYAPPIVTDNCPGTLVVSCTPAPGTAFPVGVRTVTCTARDAAGNVSDPRSFNVTVNDTQKPTMICPDSLSVLATVPTAVSFPLPTVSDNCAGVRAPVCDPASGSTFAVGTTTVTCMVADAAGNTESCSFKVTVGPCPLAVTGAPLNFAVPITAGLTPNTQATSQVLTLNNANCGTVSFGLALQRNDSNTRLTDKNDGRALLIAANGQRSLDPASRRPLYVKLVGAETLVNLCDPAQASGTCDSFTLAAGASLSLRVFFDPLIPARASSTGNLTAAQVLPLDLSSQLLLKPPAGSPLPNNQPLSTITARLAPQFRLVHPCDPTRDPAQNPVVTLTREGGGTVIAVTTTIYDPGRALQRVRYELLEGPTATVPVLTYEASTALTDVINATPLHLGQTFAFIQRFGPVDPRTEFHVRVTLNGDANLSTVSGETGCPASFQSGQPGQPERPEDPAPLILPDVELAPLTRAPRPPANNLRRRR from the coding sequence ATGCACACCTCACAGGCGAAAGAACACGCGCAAGGCAAGGCCAAACAGGCAGGGCGGTTGTCCGTCCTGGCGCTCTGCTTACTCGCGGGGCTGGGTTGCGCCGTGTGGCTGGGCCAGGCGTTGCGCGGTGCCGCGGCCAATTTCCAGATGATCAGAGTGGCGCCCGACAAATTGCTGGTCGGGACGCTCGGCACACCGTATCAAGATGTATTGCGCGCCAGTGGCGGCGGCTCGTCCGTTTACACCTTTACGCTGGACAACGAAGTGCGCGATTGTTTACCGGCGGGGTTGAGCCTGGAAAACGGCACGCCCGATGACGCAGCCGCCGTGCGCGGGACGCCGCAGGAAGCGGGCGTTTTCACCTTCACGGTCAAAGTCAGCAGCCCGCCCGCCGTCCCCACGCGCCAGCATTTCACCATCCTCATCCGCGCGCGCGCCGCTTGCCCGGTGCTGGGTTTGGTCGAAGACGTTCCTTGCAATCCGCGCCTGACGCTCGGCGTGTTTTACAGCGAAACCTTCAACGTGGCCGGCGTGGGCACAGCGCCCTATCAGTTCGACGTAGACGCGCGCGTCGGCGAACGCCTGCCCAGAGGAATGGAACTGGTGCCCGGCCCGCGCGCCGATCAAGTCACGTTGCGCGGCACGCCCGAAGAAACAGGGTTTTTCACCTTTCACATCCGCGTCGAAGACGCCAACGGCTGTTATGGCGTGATCTGTCACGACTATCCGATTCGCAACAACCCGGAATGCCTGCTGAACCTGTTCCCCGACAATCTGGACGAGGTAGACAGCATTCAAAACGAACCGCTCGCGCTCAGCTTCACGCCGAACAACGGCGCCGCGCCGTATGCGTTCAGCTTCGACAATCGTCCGGGCGAAAGTGTGCCGCCGGGCTTGCTGCTGGCGTCCAACGCCACTGCCGAACGCGCGCTGCTCAGCGGCGCGCCGCAAGAGGCGGGAACGTTCTCTTTCACCTTGCGCGCCAAAGACAAAAACGGTTGCGAGATCACGCAGAGTTACACGCTGGCCGTGCGTTCCAAAATTCCCGCGAACCAGCCGCCGGTATGCCCCGCCGTCACGCTGGCGCCGCAACTGTTAGCCAATGGCACACTCAAACTCAACGCGCCGTTCAATCAAACGTTCACGGCCAGCGGCGGAGCTGCGCCTTACACCTTCACCGTTGAAGCCATGCCGCCGGGCCTGCTGGTGAATGCGTCAACCAATCCCAACGAGCAACTCGCGCTCGGTGGCGCGCCAACACAGACGGGCAGTTGGGAATTTCGCGTCAAAGCGACTGACAAGAATGGCTGCGAGGGCAACCGCACTTATGTGCTGAACGTGCATGACCCTGATTGCCCGGTCATCCTTTTACCGCGCAGCTTGCCCGGCGGCGTGGCCGGAGAAACATACGCCGCGCAAACGATCCAGCCACAACCCGCCAATCGCGCGTACAACCTGACCATCAGCAGCGGCGCGTTGCCGTCCGGTCTGATGCTCGCGGGCAATGTCTTGCAAGGGACGCCGACACTGGCAGGCACGTTCAAATTCACGCTCACGGCGCAAAGCGGCACGTGCAGCGGTGCGCGGGAATACACCGTGTTGATCGGCGGGCCGTTCGTGTGCCCGCCGAATCTGACGCAGACGCTGGCGGCGGGCGCGACTGAGGCGGTCGTGAGTTATCCGCTGCCCACGGCCCCGCCCGGCAATACCGTCACTTGCACACCGGCTGCGGGTTCGACGTTCAAACGCGGCGCGACGACGGTGACCTGCGTGAGCGCGGGCGCAGCCGCGACAATGATGTGCAGCTTCACGGTGACGCTCACGACTTGCACCATCGGCTGTCCGGCGGCTGTGACGGCGACGTTGCCCGCCGGGCAATGCGCAATGGCGGTGACTTACGCCGCGCCTGTGTTGGAGGGCGCGTGCGGCCCGGCGACGTGCACGCCCGCGTCAGGTTCGAGTTTTGCGGCGGGCGTAAAGACGGTGACATGCACTGCGCCGGATGGCGCGGGCGGCAACAGCGCGTGCAGCTTCACGGTGACGGTCAACGCTACCCAAATACCCCCGCCCACATGTCCGGCGAATATCACCCGCGCGGCGGATCAGAATCAGTGTACGGCCATCGTGAATTACGCGCCGCCGGTTGTGCCCGCCGACTGTGTTGGCACGACGGTCAGTTGCGTTCCGGCTGCTGGCACGGCCTTTCCGTTGGGCGTCACGACGGTGACGTGCACGGCGACGGATGCGGCGCAAAACAAATCCACCTGCGCTTTCACGGTCACAATTAACGACGCGCAAGCGCCCACGCTGGTTTGCCCCGACAACCTCGTCAAAGCGGCGGATCAAAACCAATGCGCGACGGCGGTGACATACACCAACGCGACGGCCAGCGATAATTGCGCGGGCGTGGGCACGCCGGTTTGCACGCCGCCCTCCGGTGCGACCTTCACGGTCGGCCAGACGACGGTGATGTGCAGCGTGCGCGATGCCGCGCAGAATTTGGCGACGTGCAGCTTCACCGTCACGGTCAACGACACCCAAGCGCCCGTCATCACTGCGTGCACGCCAGAGCAGCGCGTCGTGGCGAACGGCCCGGCCACGGTCAGCTATCCGCTGCCCAGCGTGACCGACAATTGCGCCAACCCAACCGTGAGTTGCGTTCCGGCGTCCGGCACGAGCTTCCCGCCGGGCGTCAGGACGGTCACCTGCACGGCGACCGATGCGGGCAACAACACAGCGGCGTGCAGCTTTACGGTGACGGTGACGGGTTGCGGATTCGTGCCGACCCCGCCCCCGCCCGTGACGGCCAACGCCGCCGCCGGCAGGTGCGATGCGGTGGTCGCTTACGCCACGCCGGCGACGAATGGCGCGTGCGGCGTGGTGACGTGCGCGCCTGCTGCGGGTGCGAGCTTCCCCGTGGGTATCACGACGGTGAATTGCAGCACGACAGATGCGAACGGCGTCACGAGTTCGACCAGCTTCACGGTGACGGTCAATGACACGCAAGCGCCGGTGCTTACCAACCAATGCCCGGACGACCTGCGCGTAGTTTCCGCTACGCCCACAACGGTTAGTTATCCGCTGCCAGCGGCCACCGACAATTGCGGCACGCCAACGGTAAGTTGCGTGCCGGCCAGCGGCGCGACGTTCGCGCTGGGGCTGACGACGGTGACTTGCACGGCGACTGACGCGGCGCGGAATGCGTCCAGTTGCACCTTCCGCGTTGGCGTGACGCCGTGCCCGCAACTCTCAAGCGACCCGGTTACAGTCGAGGCCGCGGCGGGACAGTGCGCGGCAGTGGTCAGCAGCTATCCGCTCCCGGCTGACAGCGCGGATTGTGGGACAGTGACTTGTGTGCCGCCCGCCGGTGCGACTTTCGCAGTGGGCGTGCGGACGGTGACTTGCAGTTCCACCGACAGCAGAGGCGTGCCCAACGCGAGCAGCTTCACCGTGACGGTCAAGGACGCACAACCGCCACGGCTGACCTGCCCGCCGAATCTGAGCGTGAAAGCGGCCACGCCCAGCGCGGTTAGTTATGACTTGCCGCTGGTCACGGATAATTGCCCCGGTGTGGGCCAGCCGGTTTGCGAGCCTGCGTCCGGTTCGATTTTCCCGGTGGGCGCGACCACGGTGATTTGCCGGGCGCGCGATGCGACGAACAATGAAGGCCAATGCAGCTTCACGGTGACGGTGGCCCCAGAACCCTGCCGTCTCATCTGTCCCGCGCCGGTAAGCACGGATGCCGCGCCCGACCAATGCACGGCACAGATCAACTATCCTCCGCCCGCCACCGAAGGCACGTGCGGCGCAGTGACGTGCACGCCGCCATCCGGCTCGTCGTTCGCGGTGGGCGTAACGACGGTGACTTGCCGCGAAGCCAGCGGGGCCGTTTGCAGCTTTGCGGTAACGGTCAATGACAAACAAGCGCCGGTCATCGCTAATTGCGCACTACCCAATCTGACGCGCGCCAATGATCCGAATCAGTGCCAAGCCGTGGTGAATTACGCGCTGCCGCCCGTGACCGACAACTGTCCCGGCGCGCTGGCCGTTTGCACACCGGCTCCCGGCACGGCCTTTCCGGTGGGCGTAACGACCGTGACTTGCCGCGCCCGTGATGTGGCGGGGAATACTTCGCCCTCAACTTGCAGCTTCACGGTGACGGTCAACGACACCCAAGCGCCCCCGCCGCCCGTCTGCTCCGCCAACGTGACGCGCGGCAACGATCCGAATCAGTGTCAGGCCGTCGTGAATTACACGCTGCCCGCTGTGACGGACAACTGCCCCGGCGCAGTGGCCGTTTGCACTCCAGCCCCCGGCACGGCCTTCCCCGTGGGCGTGACGACGGTGAATTGCCTCGCCCGTGATGCAGCCGGCAACAGTTCGCCAGCGTGCAGCTTCACGGTGACGGTCAACGACACCCAGGTGCCGGTGTTGGCGCAACCGGCTGACCTGCGGCAATCCGCCGAGCTGAATCAATGCCAGGCCGTCGTGAATTACGCGCCGCCGGCCGCGACGGAGAATTGTCCGGGCACGGTAACTGTCAGTTGCACGCCCGCGCCGGGCACGGCTTTCCCGGTGGGCGTGACGACGGTGACGTGCACCGCGCGTGATGCCGCCGGGAATACTTCAGCACCGCGCAGCTTTACGGTGACGGTCAACGATACGCAAGCGCCGGTCATAGACTGCCGCCAACTAGCCAATCTGACGCGAACCAACGATTCGAATCAGTGCCAGGCCGTTGTGAATTACGCGCTGCCCACCGTGACGGACAACTGTCCCGGCGCAGTGGCCGTTTGCACACCGGCCCCAGGCACAGCCTTTCCCGTGGGCGTGACGACCGTGACGTGCAGCGCCCGTGATGCGGCGGGGAATACTTCGCCCGCGCCAGCGTGCAGTTTCACCGTGACGGTCAACGATACCCAAGCGCCGGTCATCACCAATTGCCCGCTGCCCAACGTGACGCGCGCCAACGATCCGAATCAATGCCAGGCCGTCGTGAATTACGCGCCGCCGGCCGCGACGGACAATTGTCCGGGCACGCTAACTGTCAGTTGCACGCCCGCGCCGGGCACGGCTTTTTCAGTGGGCATGACGACGGTGAATTGCACCGCGCGTGATGCCGCCGGGAATGCCTCGTCTTCAACTTGCAGTTTCACCGTGACGGTCAACGACACCCAAGCGCCGGTGTTGGCGCAGAAGGCGGACTTGAGTCAACCCGCCGACTTGAATCAATGCCAGGCGGTCGTGAACTACGCGCCGCCGATCGTGACGGACAATTGTCCGGGCACGCTTGTCGTCAGTTGCACGCCCGCGCCGGGCACGGCTTTCCCAGTGGGCGTGCGGACGGTGACTTGCACCGCGCGTGATGCCGCAGGAAATGTTTCAGATCCGCGCAGCTTCAATGTGACAGTCAACGACACGCAAAAGCCCACGATGATTTGCCCGGACAGCCTTAGCGTGCTGGCCACCGTGCCCACGGCGGTCAGCTTCCCGCTGCCTACGGTCAGCGATAATTGCGCTGGTGTGCGCGCGCCGGTGTGTGATCCCGCCTCCGGCTCCACATTTGCGGTGGGCACGACGACGGTGACGTGCATGGTGGCCGACGCGGCGGGCAACACAGAAAGTTGTAGTTTCAAGGTGACGGTCGGCCCATGCCCGCTGGCTGTAACGGGAGCGCCGCTGAATTTCGCCGTACCGATTACGGCGGGGCTGACGCCGAACACGCAAGCCACCAGCCAGGTGCTGACGCTCAACAATGCGAATTGCGGCACAGTCAGCTTTGGCCTCGCGCTACAACGCAACGACAGCAATACACGCTTGACGGACAAAAACGATGGCCGCGCCCTGCTCATTGCCGCCAACGGCCAGCGCAGTCTCGATCCCGCCAGCCGGCGGCCTCTCTATGTCAAGCTGGTGGGGGCAGAGACGCTGGTGAATCTGTGCGACCCCGCCCAGGCCAGCGGGACATGCGACAGCTTCACGCTGGCGGCGGGCGCGTCGTTGAGCTTGCGCGTATTTTTTGATCCGCTGATCCCGGCGCGCGCCAGCAGCACGGGCAATCTGACGGCGGCGCAAGTGCTGCCGCTCGATTTGTCTTCCCAACTGCTGCTCAAACCGCCTGCCGGCAGCCCGTTGCCGAATAACCAACCGCTTTCCACCATCACGGCCCGGCTCGCGCCGCAATTTCGGTTGGTGCATCCGTGCGATCCGACGCGCGACCCGGCGCAAAACCCGGTGGTAACGCTGACAAGAGAGGGCGGCGGCACCGTGATTGCCGTCACCACCACAATCTACGATCCGGGCCGCGCCTTGCAACGTGTCCGCTACGAGTTACTGGAAGGCCCCACAGCCACCGTGCCGGTGCTAACGTATGAGGCGAGCACAGCACTGACGGATGTGATCAACGCTACGCCGTTGCACCTTGGACAGACATTCGCATTTATCCAACGGTTCGGGCCCGTCGATCCCAGAACAGAATTCCACGTGCGGGTCACGTTGAATGGCGACGCGAACCTCTCGACCGTTTCAGGCGAGACCGGTTGCCCAGCCAGTTTCCAGTCAGGACAGCCGGGGCAGCCGGAACGGCCCGAAGACCCTGCGCCACTGATATTGCCGGACGTGGAACTCGCGCCCCTCACCCGCGCGCCGCGCCCGCCCGCAAACAATTTAAGGAGACGCCGATGA
- a CDS encoding tetratricopeptide repeat protein produces MTSFLPAHPFPGLRPFKYEESQLFFGRDGQVEKMIAKLSAKRFLGVVGTSGSGKSSLVFAGLLPALRSGMMPGAGSNWRIAVMRPGDDPLGNLARALNDPKVFGPAQPEHNQIQTAVTEAMLRRGSRGLVETGQQNMLPGDQTKNLLVVVDQFEELFRYAREARRANNQTYDDDAAAFVKLLLEAVRPNAEGNFEQHLYVMLTMRSDFLGDCAQFWDLPEAINESQYLIPRLTRDQLRDVIEGPIALCNGQITTRLVNLLLNDIGDRQDQLPILQHALMRTWDYWNAECGMRNAESRDSNTPTVAAETDAEAKTIPHSALRIPHSIDLPHYEAVGGLANALSKHADEAFAELDERHQQFAKKVFQCLTEKGEDNREIRRPVELQTLCAVAQASLPGVVTVIETLRAPGRSFLMPPREDRPGLQAETRIDISHESLMRVWQRLRNWVNEEAEAAATYRRLADVAQRRAAGKAEVLSGVDLDAALQWQTDNQPSAAWAVRYHHDFAGVLKLLTDSQAERAAQAEQKRRAAADKEAQRQRELKRARVFAAILTVAFVIATVAAIYSYLQRRETLRQTKLAEKSAASDRLNSQLTPLLTELMFGGDDPAGRFEDARQFFVQSGDALGEGVALTSLGDSYYRLQDYLQAEASYQNALQKLQQTLPEHPYVARVLNKLGVVYSAQSKFADAAPRFEQARALLEKNFGPDNIEVAANLSGQAKLFQQQKNYPEAERLLLQARDINQRGLGADHPQCAINLSDLATLYLLWDKPTQAAANFTQARQLLEAKIGPGPLSDERLRTYDTLYTSLATIYLNQGLFYFQQQRPEQAEPLLKQALDIHQRLLGPGNIKTARDKNNLATLYFTLGKYADAVTLYTEAIPIYEAVYGNEHPRAREVRQGLDAAKAKLALPTSAERKN; encoded by the coding sequence ATGACCTCGTTTCTGCCCGCGCATCCATTCCCCGGTCTGCGCCCGTTCAAGTACGAAGAGAGCCAGCTCTTTTTCGGACGCGACGGCCAGGTCGAAAAGATGATCGCCAAGCTGTCGGCCAAACGCTTTTTGGGTGTGGTCGGCACGTCGGGCAGCGGCAAATCTTCGCTCGTGTTTGCCGGACTGTTGCCCGCCTTGCGTAGCGGGATGATGCCGGGGGCCGGTTCGAATTGGCGCATCGCGGTCATGCGGCCCGGCGATGATCCGCTCGGCAATCTGGCGCGCGCGCTCAACGATCCCAAAGTCTTCGGGCCGGCGCAGCCCGAACACAACCAAATTCAAACCGCTGTGACCGAGGCCATGTTGCGGCGCGGCAGCCGTGGCTTAGTCGAAACCGGGCAGCAGAACATGCTGCCCGGCGATCAAACCAAAAACCTGCTCGTCGTGGTGGATCAGTTCGAGGAACTCTTCCGCTACGCCCGCGAAGCGCGCCGGGCCAACAATCAAACCTACGATGACGACGCGGCGGCCTTCGTCAAATTGCTGCTCGAAGCCGTCCGGCCCAATGCCGAGGGCAATTTTGAACAGCATCTATACGTGATGCTGACAATGCGTTCCGACTTCCTCGGCGATTGCGCCCAGTTCTGGGACTTGCCCGAAGCGATCAACGAAAGCCAATACCTGATCCCGCGCCTGACCCGCGACCAATTGCGCGACGTGATCGAAGGCCCCATCGCGCTCTGCAATGGACAGATCACTACGCGGCTGGTCAATCTGCTGCTCAACGACATCGGCGACCGGCAGGATCAATTGCCGATCCTGCAACATGCGCTGATGCGCACTTGGGACTATTGGAATGCGGAGTGCGGAATGCGGAATGCGGAATCTCGCGATTCGAACACTCCAACTGTCGCCGCCGAAACTGACGCGGAAGCCAAGACCATTCCGCATTCCGCACTCCGCATTCCGCATTCCATTGATTTGCCGCATTACGAAGCCGTTGGTGGGTTGGCAAACGCACTTTCAAAACACGCGGACGAAGCCTTTGCCGAACTCGACGAACGCCATCAGCAATTCGCCAAAAAGGTCTTTCAGTGCCTGACCGAAAAAGGCGAGGACAACCGCGAGATTCGCCGTCCGGTCGAATTGCAAACGCTGTGCGCCGTGGCGCAGGCCAGCTTGCCGGGCGTCGTCACCGTCATCGAAACCTTGCGCGCGCCGGGCCGCTCCTTTCTGATGCCGCCGCGCGAGGATCGGCCCGGATTGCAGGCCGAGACGCGCATTGACATCTCGCACGAAAGCCTGATGCGCGTCTGGCAGCGTTTGCGGAACTGGGTCAACGAAGAGGCCGAAGCTGCCGCGACCTATCGCCGCTTGGCCGATGTCGCGCAACGGCGCGCGGCGGGCAAAGCCGAAGTTTTGAGCGGGGTGGATTTGGACGCGGCCCTGCAATGGCAAACGGATAATCAGCCATCCGCCGCCTGGGCCGTGCGGTATCACCACGATTTCGCGGGCGTGTTAAAGCTGTTGACGGACAGTCAGGCTGAGCGCGCGGCACAGGCGGAGCAAAAGCGCCGCGCCGCCGCCGACAAAGAAGCGCAACGCCAGCGCGAGCTAAAACGCGCGCGCGTGTTCGCCGCGATTCTGACGGTGGCGTTTGTGATCGCCACGGTGGCGGCGATTTATAGTTATCTGCAACGCCGGGAAACGCTGCGGCAAACCAAGCTGGCCGAAAAAAGCGCGGCTTCTGACCGGCTCAACAGCCAGCTCACACCGCTCCTGACCGAGTTGATGTTTGGAGGCGACGATCCGGCGGGCCGTTTTGAAGACGCGCGTCAGTTCTTTGTGCAAAGCGGCGATGCGCTGGGCGAAGGCGTCGCGCTCACCAGTCTCGGTGACAGCTATTACCGGTTGCAGGATTACCTCCAGGCCGAAGCGTCGTATCAAAACGCTTTGCAGAAATTGCAACAGACGCTGCCCGAACACCCCTATGTGGCGCGCGTGCTCAACAAGCTGGGTGTGGTTTACAGCGCGCAGAGCAAGTTTGCAGACGCCGCGCCGCGCTTCGAGCAGGCGCGCGCGCTGCTCGAAAAAAACTTCGGCCCCGACAACATCGAGGTCGCGGCCAACCTCAGCGGACAGGCGAAGCTGTTTCAGCAGCAAAAAAATTATCCCGAAGCCGAGCGACTGCTGCTGCAAGCCCGCGACATCAATCAGCGTGGCCTGGGTGCCGATCATCCGCAATGCGCGATCAACCTGAGCGATTTGGCGACGCTGTATCTGCTCTGGGACAAGCCCACACAGGCCGCCGCCAATTTCACCCAGGCGCGCCAGTTATTGGAAGCGAAGATTGGGCCAGGCCCGCTCAGTGATGAACGGTTAAGGACTTATGACACGCTTTATACCAGTCTGGCGACAATCTATCTGAATCAAGGCCTGTTCTATTTTCAGCAACAACGGCCCGAACAGGCCGAGCCGCTGTTGAAACAGGCGCTCGACATTCACCAGCGGCTGCTGGGGCCGGGCAATATCAAAACGGCGCGTGACAAAAACAATCTCGCCACGCTTTACTTCACGCTGGGAAAGTATGCCGACGCCGTGACGCTGTATACCGAAGCCATTCCCATTTATGAAGCCGTCTATGGCAATGAGCATCCGCGCGCCCGCGAGGTACGCCAAGGCCTGGACGCCGCCAAAGCCAAGCTCGCGTTGCCTACAAGTGCGGAGAGAAAGAACTAA
- a CDS encoding toll/interleukin-1 receptor domain-containing protein produces the protein MGYIPGYEHDIFVSYAHIDNDPLIKGVPGWVDFFEDLLRKTLRVKLGAEITIFRDPQLNGFETFSEQLAGALEQSAVMLAVISPRYIKAEWCLWELREFQKRTGGGRLLKAVKTSIEGGSFQLDGQALLASIKDVLEHRFYYEEERSGRHIDLQPELKTKDIPDFVDKVNALCEDLHLLFRRLRGSGTLPAPAPPLPLIPAPVPVLAPTPNPMPAPAPPPPPSVLPNSASAAITTEMPAVYLAEPAPDQVEAHKLIKSELQQFKFRVLPDQPLPSAVEEFNTAVQQYLEQAQLAVHLLGEKYGGILDVDVEERSMPHVQYDLAAALAQAKKLTQLVWLPPGLTLKAGGQQERFVTQVKNTSPEFLQVKLEDLKTEIHKKLKPPPKDIWAELAGDPVTVCLFCHEQDFAQVGPLFSYLKLEKAFKVKLPLQSQEPPERYKQLLQSSDAVLLYYGAADEEWFGNIWRVIQKLSATGRTKPLAAKAIYIGEAETMEKDLLNSSDPLVLKNYAPFTPEIIEPFVQRIRAATEGR, from the coding sequence ATGGGTTACATACCGGGCTATGAGCACGACATTTTCGTCAGCTACGCACACATTGACAACGATCCGCTGATCAAGGGCGTGCCTGGCTGGGTGGATTTTTTTGAAGACCTGTTGCGCAAAACCTTGCGCGTCAAACTGGGCGCGGAGATCACGATCTTTCGCGATCCGCAACTCAATGGGTTCGAGACCTTTTCTGAGCAACTGGCCGGGGCGCTGGAACAGAGCGCCGTGATGCTCGCCGTCATCTCGCCGCGTTATATCAAAGCCGAGTGGTGCCTGTGGGAACTGCGCGAATTTCAAAAACGCACGGGCGGGGGACGTTTGCTCAAAGCCGTCAAGACTTCGATTGAAGGGGGCAGCTTTCAACTGGATGGACAGGCCTTGCTCGCCAGCATCAAGGATGTGCTCGAACACCGGTTTTACTACGAGGAAGAACGCAGCGGCAGGCATATTGACTTGCAGCCGGAACTCAAGACAAAGGACATTCCGGATTTCGTGGACAAGGTCAATGCCCTGTGCGAAGACCTGCATCTGCTGTTCCGCCGCTTGCGCGGTTCGGGCACATTGCCTGCGCCTGCGCCGCCGCTTCCGCTGATACCCGCGCCCGTGCCCGTTCTTGCGCCCACGCCCAATCCAATGCCCGCGCCCGCGCCGCCGCCGCCCCCAAGCGTATTGCCCAACAGCGCCAGCGCGGCGATTACCACGGAGATGCCTGCCGTTTATCTAGCCGAACCAGCCCCAGACCAAGTCGAAGCCCACAAGCTGATCAAGAGCGAGTTACAGCAATTCAAGTTTCGCGTGCTGCCCGATCAGCCGTTGCCCTCTGCCGTGGAAGAATTCAACACCGCCGTGCAGCAGTACCTGGAACAGGCCCAACTCGCGGTGCATTTACTGGGCGAGAAATACGGCGGCATTTTGGATGTGGATGTGGAGGAACGGTCAATGCCGCACGTGCAATACGATCTGGCCGCCGCACTGGCCCAAGCCAAGAAGCTGACGCAACTGGTCTGGTTGCCGCCAGGCTTGACGCTCAAAGCTGGCGGTCAGCAAGAGCGTTTCGTCACCCAGGTCAAAAACACCTCGCCTGAGTTCCTGCAAGTCAAACTCGAAGACCTGAAAACCGAGATTCACAAAAAGCTCAAACCGCCGCCCAAAGACATTTGGGCCGAACTGGCGGGCGACCCCGTCACGGTTTGCCTGTTCTGCCACGAGCAGGATTTCGCCCAGGTCGGGCCGCTGTTCAGCTACCTCAAACTTGAGAAAGCCTTCAAAGTGAAATTACCGCTGCAAAGCCAGGAGCCGCCGGAAAGGTACAAACAACTGCTGCAATCCAGCGATGCGGTGTTGCTGTATTACGGCGCCGCCGATGAGGAATGGTTCGGCAACATCTGGCGCGTGATTCAAAAGCTCAGCGCGACCGGGCGCACCAAACCGCTGGCGGCCAAGGCGATTTACATCGGCGAGGCCGAGACCATGGAAAAGGATTTGCTCAATTCCAGCGATCCGCTGGTGCTGAAAAATTATGCGCCCTTCACACCGGAAATCATTGAGCCTTTTGTGCAACGCATTCGCGCCGCGACGGAGGGCCGATGA